From the Kitasatospora atroaurantiaca genome, the window GGCGGCGCTACGCGCTGACATTTCCCGGCTCTCCCGGTGCGCACGCACCGCAGGACGTGGTGGTCGTGGAGGCCACCGGAGCCAGCGGTCCGGGCGGTCACCCTGTGTATGCGGACGCCTCCGGCATCGTGGTCGCCGAGATCAGCGACCTCGGCGAGGTCCGGATGCTGGCCAGCGGCGGGCACCAGTCACCCCAGACACCGGTCCACGCCGAGCCGCTGCCCTGAACCGCCGCACTGTCACAGCAGCACCACCGAGCGGAGTACGTCGCCGTGCTGCATGCGCGCGAACGCCTCCTCCACACCGTCCAGCCGGATGGTCTCGCTGACGAACGCCCCGAGGTCGAGACGGCCCTGCAGGTAGAGGTCGATCAGCATCGGGAAGTCCCGTGAGGGCAGGCAGTCCCCGTACCAGGAGGACTTGAGGGCGCCGCCGCGGCCGAAGACGTCGAGCAGCGGGATCTCCAGCGTCATCTCCGGCGTGGGCACCCCGACCAGCACCACCGTCCCCGCCAGGTCGCGGGCGTAGAAGGCCTGCCGGTACGTCTCCGGCCGCCCCACCGCCTCGATCACCACGTCGGCGCCGTGGCCGCCGGTGAGTTCGCGGATCGCCTCGACCGGGTCGGTGGTACGGGAGTTGACGGTGTGGGTGGCGCCCAGACGGCGGGCGGTGTCGAGTTTGCGGTCGTCGATGTCCACCGCGATGATCCGGGCCGCACCCGCCAGCCGCGAGCCCGTCACCGCCGCCCCGCCGACCCCGCCGCAGCCGATCACCGCGACCGAGTCACCCCTGCCGACCCCGCCGGTGTTCATCGCCGCGCCCAGCCCGGCCATCACCCCGCAACCCAGCAGCCCGGCGACCTCCGGCGCGGCCGCCGGGTCGACCTTGGTGCACTGCCCCGCCGCGACCAGGGTCTTCTCCGCGAACGCGCCGATGCCCAGCGCCGGGGACAGCTCGGTGCCGTCGAGCAGGGTCATCCGCTGCTTCGCGTTGTGGGTGTCGAAGCAGTACTGCGGCCGGCCGCGCCGACAGGCCCGGCACTGCCCGCACACCGCACGCCAGTTGAGAATGACGAAATCCCCCGGCGCGATCTCGGTGACCCCGGCGCCGACGGTCTCGACGATCCCGGCCGCCTCGTGGCCGAGCAGGAACGGGAACTCGTCGTTGATACCGCCCTCGCGGTAGTGCAGGTCGGTGTGGCACACCCCGCAGGCCTGTACGCGGACCACCGCCTCGCCCGGGCCCGGGTCCGGCACGACGATCGTCGTGAGCTCCACGGGTGCGCCCTTGGCGGCCGCCACGACTGCCCTGACCTGCTGCGACATGGGAAGGATCCTCTCGTCGGGCCGGCCGTCGGGCCGGCATGTGCACCCGGCCGGGGAACACACCGGTCCCACTCGGTCTACCACACGGGATGCGGCCGCGGCAGGAGTCTTCAGCGACCGGGCGGGGCGGGCAGCGGCCGCCAGAGGGGGTACGGGATCCCGGCCAGCCGGTTGACCAGCAGGCCCTGGACGACCAGCAGGACGACGGCGAGCATGATGACCGCCAGCTGGCCCGGTGTGCGGAGCAGTCCCATCGCGACGATGAGCGTCGTCGCCCCCGCGGGCGGGTGGGCGACACCGAGCAGCGGCATGAGTCCGCAGGTCAGTCCGAGGGCGATCGCGGCCGCGGCGAGCCTGGACCAGGTGATGTCGGTGAGGTCGGGCGGGGTGTCGCTCAGTCCCGCCCGGCGGCGAGCGAGGAACAGCAGTCATCCGATGCGGCGGAGCACCGCCGACCGCGCGGTGGCGGCGTCCGGCGCTGCGAGGGCGAGCCCGG encodes:
- a CDS encoding DUF6296 family protein, whose translation is MTRGRRYALTFPGSPGAHAPQDVVVVEATGASGPGGHPVYADASGIVVAEISDLGEVRMLASGGHQSPQTPVHAEPLP
- a CDS encoding S-(hydroxymethyl)mycothiol dehydrogenase; this translates as MSQQVRAVVAAAKGAPVELTTIVVPDPGPGEAVVRVQACGVCHTDLHYREGGINDEFPFLLGHEAAGIVETVGAGVTEIAPGDFVILNWRAVCGQCRACRRGRPQYCFDTHNAKQRMTLLDGTELSPALGIGAFAEKTLVAAGQCTKVDPAAAPEVAGLLGCGVMAGLGAAMNTGGVGRGDSVAVIGCGGVGGAAVTGSRLAGAARIIAVDIDDRKLDTARRLGATHTVNSRTTDPVEAIRELTGGHGADVVIEAVGRPETYRQAFYARDLAGTVVLVGVPTPEMTLEIPLLDVFGRGGALKSSWYGDCLPSRDFPMLIDLYLQGRLDLGAFVSETIRLDGVEEAFARMQHGDVLRSVVLL
- a CDS encoding HPP family protein, with translation MLFLARRRAGLSDTPPDLTDITWSRLAAAAIALGLTCGLMPLLGVAHPPAGATTLIVAMGLLRTPGQLAVIMLAVVLLVVQGLLVNRLAGIPYPLWRPLPAPPGR